The following proteins are co-located in the Candidatus Accumulibacter cognatus genome:
- a CDS encoding helix-turn-helix transcriptional regulator has translation MTTPPSSSEKRRPAVAKRIGRKLDARVKPDTASSAEPGLVDQVRAMAGRLLDISAATGVAGRALQTAGKVSRALQDGHPIDAASEVVRAVLPGMAETTAWVKTGAAIRAMREAAGLTIAEVGAAIDLKDPSLIEAIENGRIALSFELILRLAAVFGRNDPVGFVMRFTRTTNPELWKSLEELGIGKLVLQTVREHQFVNIYRSNDAARTLSDQEFAEILSFTQAAFEMAMALRTRYQDRSSNAGSDRAE, from the coding sequence ATGACCACACCCCCTTCGTCATCGGAAAAACGCCGGCCCGCTGTTGCCAAACGCATTGGCAGAAAGCTGGACGCCCGGGTGAAGCCCGACACTGCCTCAAGCGCCGAACCAGGTCTCGTGGATCAGGTGCGTGCGATGGCCGGCAGGCTGCTGGACATCAGCGCGGCCACCGGCGTTGCCGGACGCGCTCTACAGACTGCCGGCAAGGTCAGCCGGGCGTTGCAGGATGGGCATCCGATCGACGCGGCCAGCGAAGTCGTGCGGGCGGTACTGCCTGGGATGGCTGAAACTACTGCCTGGGTCAAGACCGGTGCAGCGATTCGCGCGATGCGCGAGGCAGCCGGACTGACGATCGCCGAAGTCGGTGCCGCTATCGACTTGAAGGATCCTTCGCTGATCGAGGCCATCGAAAATGGCCGCATCGCCCTGTCGTTTGAACTGATTCTGCGCCTGGCAGCGGTTTTCGGTCGTAATGACCCGGTTGGTTTCGTGATGCGCTTTACCCGCACGACCAATCCCGAGTTGTGGAAAAGTCTCGAAGAACTGGGCATCGGAAAGCTGGTGCTGCAAACCGTTCGCGAACACCAGTTCGTCAACATCTATCGCAGCAATGACGCTGCGCGTACGCTTAGCGACCAGGAATTTGCCGAAATTTTGAGCTTCACGCAGGCAGCATTCGAGATGGCAATGGCCCTGCGCACCCGATACCAGGATCGAAGCAGCAACGCTGGCAGCGATCGCGCAGAGTGA
- a CDS encoding cytochrome c → MPSCLFLVLLLCSPTVLAQKAPPPSAERQKQLVHLVRQDCGSCHGMTLQGGLGPSLKPQSLQKKPVDSLVATIYNGRPGTPMPPWQRFLSEAEARWIVEQLLAGFPE, encoded by the coding sequence ATGCCATCTTGCCTTTTTCTGGTATTGCTGCTGTGCTCGCCGACCGTGCTCGCGCAAAAGGCACCGCCACCGTCAGCCGAACGCCAGAAGCAACTCGTGCATCTGGTCCGCCAGGATTGTGGCTCGTGCCACGGCATGACGCTGCAAGGCGGTCTTGGACCCTCGCTGAAACCACAGTCCCTGCAGAAGAAACCGGTCGATTCGCTGGTAGCTACGATCTACAACGGTCGGCCAGGGACGCCGATGCCGCCTTGGCAGCGCTTCCTGAGCGAAGCAGAGGCGCGCTGGATCGTCGAACAGTTGCTGGCCGGATTTCCCGAATAA
- a CDS encoding hemerythrin family protein, translating into MTTYIPGMLPDGLLVDLPEVDAQHEEIFNFIDFLKTICFEHSHMPVNEFGKLLDYFAIHFATEERIAEEVGLDFTDHAKIHTDTLRLLHKALGEVINGGQDAHSFLRFCEYWFERHIREDDKLFVSALQGGDYDRSVGYRHAASPCFSAQA; encoded by the coding sequence ATGACCACGTACATTCCCGGCATGCTGCCAGACGGGCTATTGGTCGATTTACCGGAAGTCGACGCTCAGCATGAAGAAATCTTCAACTTCATTGACTTCCTTAAGACCATCTGTTTTGAACACAGTCACATGCCGGTCAACGAGTTCGGCAAACTTCTCGATTACTTCGCGATCCATTTTGCCACCGAAGAACGGATTGCCGAGGAGGTAGGGTTGGATTTCACCGACCATGCCAAGATCCATACCGATACGCTTCGCCTGTTGCACAAGGCTCTCGGTGAAGTCATCAACGGAGGGCAGGACGCGCATTCTTTCCTGCGCTTCTGCGAGTACTGGTTCGAACGTCACATCAGGGAGGATGACAAACTGTTCGTCTCCGCCCTGCAAGGCGGCGATTACGATCGTTCGGTTGGTTACCGGCACGCTGCCAGCCCATGCTTTTCCGCTCAGGCCTGA
- a CDS encoding ISAs1 family transposase codes for MEAGGRVRLMDVWVGVRDPRQAKKVEHDLVEMLVVAVCAVLSGADGFVEIEAWAKEKLDWLRRYLKLERGIPCHDTFGRVFAAIDPGEFGAAFLRWVGQVVPALSREEVVAIDGKTSRRSGKAGATPLHLVSAFAAQAGVVLGQRATAAKSNEKTAIPELLTTLALEGCLVTIDAMGTQPNIAQAIRDRGADYVLAVKDNQPTLAGSIRDFVSAFDAAPERTPHRFHQVVEKDHGRLEGRRCHVFDQLDCLHAPERWPDLKSFAMITSERTIGGKTSVERRFYLSSLAPDAERMNRVVRQHWRVENSLHWCMDVVFRDDQARTRTDHAAHNLAVLRQWVLNLLRTAPVKRKGGLQVQRLIAATSDSFRAQLLGLV; via the coding sequence ATGGAGGCAGGAGGCAGGGTCCGGTTGATGGACGTGTGGGTTGGTGTGCGGGATCCGCGGCAGGCGAAGAAGGTCGAGCACGACTTGGTGGAGATGCTGGTGGTGGCGGTGTGTGCGGTGCTCTCGGGTGCGGATGGCTTCGTGGAGATCGAAGCCTGGGCGAAGGAAAAGCTGGACTGGCTGCGCCGTTATCTCAAACTGGAGCGTGGCATTCCGTGCCATGACACGTTCGGGCGGGTGTTCGCGGCGATCGATCCCGGCGAGTTCGGTGCGGCTTTCCTGCGCTGGGTCGGCCAAGTCGTGCCGGCGTTGAGCCGGGAGGAAGTCGTGGCGATCGATGGCAAGACGAGTCGTCGTTCGGGGAAAGCGGGCGCCACGCCATTGCATCTGGTGAGCGCTTTCGCCGCCCAAGCCGGCGTGGTCCTGGGACAGCGTGCGACGGCTGCGAAATCGAACGAGAAGACCGCCATTCCGGAACTGCTGACCACCCTGGCACTGGAAGGCTGCCTCGTCACGATTGACGCGATGGGGACGCAGCCCAACATCGCACAGGCCATTCGTGATCGCGGAGCCGACTATGTGCTGGCGGTCAAGGACAATCAGCCCACCCTGGCCGGGTCGATCCGGGATTTCGTCAGCGCCTTCGACGCCGCGCCGGAGCGGACCCCGCACCGGTTTCACCAAGTCGTCGAGAAAGACCATGGCCGTCTGGAGGGGCGGCGCTGCCACGTCTTCGACCAGCTCGACTGCCTGCATGCGCCGGAACGCTGGCCAGACCTGAAATCCTTCGCGATGATCACCAGCGAGCGGACGATCGGTGGCAAGACCTCCGTCGAACGTCGCTTTTATCTCAGCAGCCTCGCTCCGGACGCTGAACGAATGAACCGCGTCGTTCGCCAGCACTGGCGTGTCGAGAACAGTCTGCACTGGTGCATGGATGTCGTCTTCCGCGATGATCAGGCGCGCACGCGTACCGATCATGCTGCCCACAACCTTGCGGTCCTGCGCCAGTGGGTCCTCAACCTCCTGCGCACCGCGCCCGTGAAACGCAAGGGCGGCCTTCAGGTGCAACGCCTCATCGCCGCAACTTCTGACAGCTTCCGGGCCCAACTCCTGGGTCTTGTATAA
- a CDS encoding MarR family transcriptional regulator, producing MTQMLTDRYHDRLAGTLSCYDRIVITGTLPGACYAAGMTSFLNARHIRIFDYPRFAEPLRDRIREAALTLATAQGARIEHVAKAQIRKEDLVAAVLKERGDHPGLVHVLSAMEACDAYEPWHDKQSHPTFLRHTSGKCLHYYFYWMDETLGLIYLRVPTWSPFRLQFYCNGHSRLAHSLTTAGIDYAMADNAFIRIADWERAQQLADAFSPDTLHALLDRYAEQCCPILEVFGQSYHWSLMQVEYSTDLVFRSDTILKSLYEELSRQAIFSVKADQVANFLGKKITPQLAQELGSRFTTRIEGTCIKHHFGKVSVKMYDKFNRVLRLETTTNNVSFFKHHRKVEHRDGHDSREIAPLRKTIYSLIDLREILLGCNRRYLEYLSALDDFSAGDRNLHRLTSPQIVNGHSLKGFNFFDATQQALLRALQRPEFNIRGIRRADLAPFLRQISPASITRYLWRLRQFGLIKKVVHGYRYYLTRLGRSTIAAACRITEESIVPALAHATP from the coding sequence ATGACACAGATGCTGACGGATCGATATCACGACCGGCTTGCAGGAACGCTCTCCTGCTACGACCGGATCGTGATTACGGGGACGTTGCCCGGTGCGTGCTACGCGGCGGGGATGACGAGTTTTCTCAATGCCAGGCACATTCGAATTTTTGACTATCCGCGCTTTGCCGAGCCGCTGCGTGACCGCATTCGTGAAGCCGCACTGACTCTGGCGACCGCGCAGGGAGCGCGAATCGAGCACGTTGCCAAGGCGCAGATCCGCAAGGAAGACCTCGTTGCCGCGGTGCTCAAGGAGCGTGGGGATCATCCAGGACTGGTGCATGTGCTCTCCGCCATGGAAGCCTGCGACGCCTACGAACCCTGGCACGACAAGCAAAGTCACCCAACCTTTCTGCGCCACACCTCGGGCAAGTGCCTGCACTACTATTTCTACTGGATGGACGAAACCCTCGGACTCATCTACCTGCGCGTGCCGACGTGGAGTCCATTCCGGCTGCAGTTCTACTGCAATGGCCACAGTCGGTTGGCACACTCGCTGACAACGGCAGGTATCGACTACGCGATGGCGGACAATGCTTTCATCCGTATCGCCGATTGGGAGCGGGCTCAGCAACTCGCGGACGCCTTCTCGCCGGACACCCTGCACGCTCTCCTGGACCGCTACGCCGAGCAGTGCTGCCCGATCCTCGAGGTCTTTGGACAGTCCTATCACTGGAGCCTGATGCAGGTGGAGTACTCGACCGATCTGGTGTTCCGCTCCGATACGATCCTGAAGTCGCTCTACGAGGAACTCTCCCGGCAGGCGATCTTCTCGGTCAAGGCAGACCAGGTCGCCAACTTCCTGGGCAAGAAGATCACACCGCAACTGGCGCAGGAACTCGGCAGCCGCTTCACGACGCGCATCGAGGGCACTTGCATCAAGCACCATTTTGGCAAAGTATCGGTCAAGATGTACGACAAGTTCAACCGCGTGCTGCGTCTGGAGACCACGACCAATAACGTTTCCTTCTTCAAGCACCACCGCAAGGTGGAACATCGGGATGGTCACGACTCGCGCGAGATCGCCCCCCTCCGAAAGACCATCTACAGCCTCATCGATTTGCGCGAGATCCTGCTCGGGTGTAATCGCCGCTATCTCGAATATCTCTCCGCACTGGACGACTTCTCCGCCGGCGATCGCAACCTGCATCGACTGACCAGCCCCCAAATCGTCAATGGCCATAGCCTCAAGGGCTTCAACTTCTTCGACGCCACTCAGCAAGCCCTGCTGCGCGCGCTTCAGCGTCCCGAATTCAACATCCGTGGTATCCGCCGTGCCGACCTCGCTCCCTTCTTGCGCCAGATCTCGCCGGCCAGCATCACGCGCTATCTTTGGCGCCTGCGCCAGTTCGGTCTCATCAAGAAGGTCGTTCATGGCTATCGCTATTACCTTACCCGCCTTGGCCGCTCTACCATCGCCGCCGCTTGTCGAATCACGGAAGAAAGCATCGTTCCGGCACTCGCCCACGCGACCCCTTGA
- a CDS encoding FecR domain-containing protein translates to MPAWLERLGVRQELTPGMVLQNRDRVISGPRARVRIRLGDGSTVGMAADSQLDLNALGVREAQVFTAALDVQQGAVRFSTSAFNRNHRQRAVNLRVGTLTAGIRGTDVLGRVDAESDRICLLEGSIVVLHPLAEALQIDTAPSCYLAPKGDAPAPIEVVTASQLASLAAQTALPAAPPPVAVPTGMSQVADRHATRRGRWVVELATLDSEAATLSLYDRARTAGYPVRIMPRANADSGYDYTVRLAQLPTQSEAAALAVQIAESLQIALPVVVRH, encoded by the coding sequence ATGCCTGCCTGGCTTGAGCGACTCGGCGTCCGGCAGGAGCTGACACCAGGGATGGTTCTGCAGAATCGCGACCGGGTGATCAGCGGCCCTAGGGCCAGGGTCAGAATTCGACTGGGCGATGGCAGCACGGTCGGAATGGCTGCTGACAGCCAACTCGACCTGAACGCACTTGGCGTACGTGAAGCGCAGGTGTTTACGGCCGCTCTCGATGTCCAGCAAGGTGCTGTGCGTTTCAGTACCAGCGCCTTTAACAGGAATCATCGGCAGCGAGCTGTCAATTTGCGCGTCGGCACGCTGACTGCGGGAATCAGGGGAACCGATGTCCTGGGCAGAGTCGATGCGGAAAGTGACCGCATTTGTTTGCTGGAGGGAAGTATTGTGGTGCTGCACCCCTTGGCAGAGGCGCTGCAGATAGATACTGCACCAAGCTGCTATCTGGCACCAAAAGGTGATGCACCGGCACCGATCGAGGTAGTCACTGCCAGCCAGCTAGCATCGCTGGCGGCGCAGACCGCGCTACCGGCAGCTCCGCCCCCTGTTGCCGTGCCAACAGGCATGTCGCAGGTCGCCGACCGCCACGCCACGCGTCGCGGTCGGTGGGTAGTCGAGCTGGCAACGCTCGATAGCGAAGCGGCAACCTTGTCTTTGTACGATCGTGCACGCACCGCTGGTTACCCGGTCCGGATCATGCCGAGAGCGAATGCCGACAGCGGTTACGATTACACCGTTCGTCTCGCGCAACTGCCGACACAGAGCGAAGCTGCCGCATTAGCAGTGCAAATTGCAGAGTCTCTGCAGATTGCCTTGCCGGTCGTTGTGCGTCACTGA
- a CDS encoding IS66 family transposase encodes MDELPDLEKLSVAEKEQLIRELWPLRALVRDLAAQVTALQLKVTELEARLATNSRNSSKPPSSDGLNKPQPKSLRKCGERPTGGQKGHQGHGLKKVAEPDRIVTHAPPSHCAECQRPLPERSVVETRQVFDLPPLRFEVTEHQVLAAQCACGKICRGEFPPGISAPVQYGPAAMAAAVHLTHHHMMPVQRTAALMGDFFGLPMAEATVLAASEEAAVRLAPTVALMGEAIQTAEVAHADETGMRVAGKLHWMHALVTATLTWVGCHEKRGKRAFDALGILPGFLGTLIHDGWKPYRDLLCKHGLCNAHHLRELTYLFEELQQAWAGRLIELLVAACHEVNQAGGSLPVERVALWRNRYTEILSEGEVLNPQAEKSGKRGRTRQSKATNLLWRLRTYADDVWRFASDPSVPFSNNLAEQAVRMPKVKQKISGGFRTRNGADTFCTIRSYLATLHKQGSNLFHALTLTFQGQPPQPRLA; translated from the coding sequence ATGGACGAACTTCCCGACCTTGAAAAGCTGAGCGTTGCCGAGAAGGAGCAGTTGATCCGTGAGCTGTGGCCGCTGCGGGCGCTGGTTCGTGATCTGGCGGCGCAAGTGACAGCCCTTCAATTGAAGGTCACGGAACTGGAAGCGCGGCTGGCGACCAACAGTCGAAATTCGAGCAAGCCACCGTCTTCGGACGGTCTGAACAAGCCGCAGCCCAAATCTCTGCGCAAATGCGGGGAACGCCCGACGGGCGGGCAGAAAGGGCACCAGGGGCATGGTCTCAAGAAGGTTGCCGAACCGGATCGGATCGTGACGCATGCGCCACCGTCGCACTGCGCAGAGTGCCAGCGTCCCTTGCCCGAGAGATCGGTGGTCGAAACCCGTCAGGTGTTCGATTTGCCGCCGTTGCGCTTCGAGGTGACGGAGCATCAGGTTCTGGCGGCGCAGTGCGCCTGCGGCAAGATTTGCCGCGGCGAGTTTCCTCCCGGCATTTCTGCGCCGGTGCAGTATGGTCCGGCGGCCATGGCTGCCGCTGTTCATCTCACGCACCACCACATGATGCCGGTACAACGCACGGCGGCGTTGATGGGCGATTTCTTTGGCCTGCCGATGGCTGAGGCGACGGTGCTGGCGGCCAGCGAAGAGGCGGCTGTTCGCCTGGCGCCGACCGTGGCCTTGATGGGTGAAGCCATCCAAACGGCCGAGGTCGCTCATGCGGACGAAACCGGGATGCGGGTGGCCGGTAAGCTGCACTGGATGCACGCGCTGGTGACGGCGACGCTCACCTGGGTCGGCTGTCACGAGAAACGGGGCAAGCGGGCCTTCGATGCGCTGGGGATTCTCCCCGGCTTTCTGGGCACACTGATCCACGACGGCTGGAAACCTTACCGCGATCTGCTGTGCAAGCACGGGCTGTGCAATGCCCATCACCTGCGGGAATTGACCTATCTTTTCGAGGAACTCCAGCAGGCTTGGGCAGGCCGCCTGATCGAACTTCTGGTGGCTGCCTGCCATGAGGTGAACCAGGCGGGCGGTTCGCTACCCGTCGAACGCGTTGCGCTGTGGCGTAACCGATATACCGAAATTCTCAGCGAAGGCGAGGTCCTCAATCCGCAGGCGGAAAAATCGGGGAAGCGCGGACGAACACGACAGAGCAAGGCGACCAACCTCCTCTGGCGCTTGCGCACCTATGCCGATGATGTCTGGCGCTTCGCTTCTGACCCCAGCGTCCCGTTCTCCAACAACCTTGCCGAGCAGGCGGTTCGCATGCCGAAGGTCAAACAGAAGATCTCCGGCGGCTTCCGAACCAGAAACGGCGCCGATACCTTTTGCACGATCCGTTCCTACCTTGCCACCCTGCACAAGCAAGGGAGCAATCTCTTTCACGCCCTCACGCTGACTTTCCAAGGCCAACCTCCTCAGCCTCGTTTGGCTTGA
- a CDS encoding RNA polymerase sigma factor has protein sequence MQADLSDERLMLAYRAGDADAFTTLYRRYRGSLYRYLAQQCGDPAVAEELYQEVWIKVVKARADYQPLARFSTWVFRIARHRLIDHYRKHSPQALAQLAPNADDQDQVDDLIACLPAPGHETPHALHERHHAAHRINMALAALPPAQREVFLLAEEGGLTLEEIAVATDSGRETTKSRLRYALTKLRHSLQDLL, from the coding sequence ATGCAAGCAGACTTGAGTGACGAACGACTGATGCTGGCCTATCGTGCGGGTGATGCAGATGCGTTCACAACGCTCTATCGTCGTTATCGCGGCTCGCTCTATCGCTATCTGGCGCAGCAATGCGGCGACCCGGCGGTAGCCGAAGAGCTTTATCAGGAAGTCTGGATCAAGGTGGTCAAGGCCCGTGCCGACTACCAGCCTCTAGCCCGTTTTTCGACATGGGTTTTCCGGATCGCGCGCCACCGGCTGATCGATCACTACCGAAAACATTCTCCACAAGCGCTGGCGCAGTTGGCGCCGAACGCTGACGATCAAGATCAGGTCGATGATTTGATTGCCTGCCTGCCGGCTCCCGGCCATGAGACGCCGCACGCCTTGCACGAGCGGCACCATGCGGCGCACAGGATCAACATGGCGCTGGCGGCGTTGCCACCAGCCCAACGCGAAGTCTTTCTACTCGCCGAAGAGGGTGGACTGACCCTGGAGGAAATTGCCGTCGCCACCGACAGCGGCCGCGAAACGACCAAGAGCCGGTTGCGCTATGCGCTGACCAAACTCAGACACTCGCTGCAGGATCTGTTATGA